In Silene latifolia isolate original U9 population chromosome 3, ASM4854445v1, whole genome shotgun sequence, a single window of DNA contains:
- the LOC141649135 gene encoding uncharacterized protein LOC141649135 — MSADDLLLFSKGDAASMMTLLRSFSTFSKRTGLNMSRGKSNAYFNGVQAGLKQEILQISGMVEGSLPFRNFLWDRGVDFIRSPLVSWEKACKPTTEGGLGLKNEVVWNRAAIGKLVNHIYIKGQNWETYNPPTNSSWYWRRICRVKTLLSEAYEQDLWVDQHYKGYTIAKGYDFLRDKGQEVSWHGLVWNKWSVPKHSFFAWVYHHNNMNTMEKLYRLNISEEDTCLICREGKESRDHLFFSCPYSRRVVTKVGEWLGIQIPFYDLLSWRLVATGSKLRKGVVNEFINACLYHLWQQRNQSRIDLTLNHPCTVASRIIEEIHNRVMAIIKQPIKEKDRSFVSWIERRGRSSGMNVDGNED; from the exons ATGTCCGCGGATGATCTATTGTTGTTCAGTAAGGGTGATGCTGCATCTATGATGACTTTGCTTAGATCTTTCTCAACTTTTTCCAAGAGAACAGGGCTTAACATGAGCAGGGGAAAGTCAAATGCTTATTTTAATGGGGTCCAGGCTGGTCTGAAGCAGGAAATCCTTCAAATCTCAGGAATGGTAGAGGGCAGTTTGCCTTTCAG GAATTTTCTTTGGGATAGAGGAGTGGACTTCATTAGATCCCCCCTAGTGTCTTGGGAAAAAGCCTGTAAACCAACAACTGAAGGAGGTTTGGGACTTAAGAATGAGGTGGTCTGGAATAGGGCAGCAATAGGGAAGCTC GTTAACCACATCTACATAAAAGGGCAAAACTGGGAGACATATAATCCCCCTACCAACTCAAGTTGGTattggaggaggatttgtaggGTCAAGACGCTACTCAGTGAGGCTTATGAACAAGATTTATGGGTTGATCAGCATTACAAAGGATACACCATTGCTAAAGGATATGATTTCTTAAGGGACAAGGGTCAGGAGGTGTCATGGCATGGATTGGTTTGGAACAAATGGTCCGTCCCAAAACACAGTTTCTTTGCTTGGGTTTATCACCACAACAACATGAACACGATGGAAAAATTATATAGATTGAATATAAGTGAAGAGGATACCTGTTTGATCTGCAGAGAAGGCAAAGAATCGAGGGATCATTTATTCTTCAGCTGTCCTTACAGTAGGAGGGTGGTTACGAAGGTAGGAGAGTGGCTTGGTATCCAGATTCCGTTCTATGATCTTCTTTCCTGGAGATTAGTTGCTACGGGATCCAAGCTCAGGAAAGGCGTGGTTAACGAATTCATTAATGCCTGCCTATACCACCTTTGGCAGCAACGAAATCAGAGTAGGATTGATCTTACTCTGAATCACCCGTGCACAGTAGCGAGCCGAATAATAGAGGAGATTCATAATAGAGTTATGGCAATCATCAAACAACCGATAAAGGAGAAGGATAGGAGCTTTGTTAGCTGGATTGAGAGAAGAGGAAGGAGCTCAGGAATGAATGTCGATGGAAATGAGGATTAG